The following nucleotide sequence is from Desulfovibrio aminophilus DSM 12254.
AAGACCCTGGAGCAGTATCTCCTGGCCGCCAAGCATCTCCAGGGCTACCTGGAGATCGAGGACGAACAGCTGCGCGAAGGCCGGGAACTGCTCGCGGCGGGCGACCCGGACGAGGCCATCGTGGCCTTCGAGGAGATCGTCGGCACCCGCGACGAGGCCCGGCGCTACTACGATCTGGGCTGCGGCTACCTGCTGGAGAACAAGTACGGCAAGGCCATCCTCTCGTTCAAGAAGGCCGTGAAGCTCAACGAGCTCTTCGCCGAGGCCTACAAGGGCCTGGCCGACGCCTTCAAGCCAAGGGCGACAATTCAAAATACCTGGAATACATGGAGCACGCGGCCCAGACCTTCGCCGAGACGGACCGCCTGGAGGAGGCCAAGCAGGCCTTCATCGAGATCCTCAAGCACGACAAGGACGTGCCCAACCCCTTCAATACCCTGGGCATACGGCTGCGCAAGGAGGGGGACTTCGAGGGCGCGCTGCATGCCTACATGAAGGCCGTCGCGCTGACCCCGCGCGACGAAAACGTCTACTTCAACATCGCCAAGGCCTACCATCTCACCGCCCGCTTCGAGGAGGCCGGGGAGTACGTGAAGAAGGCCCTGGTCCTCAATCCCTGTTTCGCCGAGGCCAGGAACCTGCACAAGCGCATCTTCGGCGCGGAGTTCATCACCCCGGCCGGAACCGCCGCCCCGCTCCCCCAGCCCGGCGACAACCGCCCCGCCGCCGCCATGGACTCCGACTCCCCCGGCTTCGCCGCCCCCTTCGGGGGTTCATAGAAAGCCATAGAGAAACCACGCCTTTTTTGCCTTTCTATAACGGGGCGAAGCCCCCTTCGGGGGTTCATGGAAAGCCATAGAGGGGCCACGCCTTTTTGCCTTTCTATAACGGGGCGAAGCCCCGCCCGAGGAGTTGGTCCAGGTGGTTGGCGAAGGTGTTGCGGTCGCGGGCCGAGAGGGGCGCGGGTCCGCCGGTGTTCACCCCGCTCTCGCGCAGTTCGTAGAGCAGGTCGCGCACGGCCAGGCGGCCCCGGATGTTCTCGGGGGTGTAGATTTCGCCCCTGGGGTTGAGGCCCAGCGCGCCCTTGTCCACGATCCGCGCGGCCAGGGGGATGTCGGCGGTGACGACCAGGTCGCCGGGGGCCACGCTTTCGGCGATGACGTCGTCCACCACGTCGAAGCCCTTTTGCACCCGCAGGGCGTGCAGATACTCCGACTCCGGCGGATGCAGGGCCTTGTTGGCCACCATGGTGAGATGAATCTTCAGCCGCCGGGCCGCGCGATAGAGGATTTCCGCGATGGGGCCCGGGCAGGCGTCGGCGTCCACCCAGATGCGCCGGGCGCGGCCGTCGCCGCCGCTCATTCCCGGCCGCCCAGGATTTCCCGCACCCGGCCCACTTCGCCGCTGGTCAGGCGGACCTTGATGCCCCGCGTATGCACGGCGGCGCTGGTCAGGATGTCGCGGACCACGCCTTCGGTGGTCTTGCCGCTGCGCTGGTCCTGCTTGCGGACCACGAGCACGCGCAGGCCCGGAACGATGTTCTTGCGGAACGTGCCGCTGGAGGAAGCCGTCTGTTTCATGGGCCTCGACCTACGAGCCAAAAGCCCCGCCGTCAACCGGCTTCGCCGGTTTATAGAAAACCGGGGAGGGGCTACGGCTTAACAGCCGAAGAGAAACAGTGTCTTTCCAACTTTCTGAAAAGGGCGACGCCCCCCGGCTGCGACGCCCCCTTCGGGCGTTCATGGAAAGTCATAGAGGGACCACGCCTTTTTTGCCTTTCTATAACGGGGCGAAGCCCCCCGGCTTCGCCGGTTTATAAAAAAACATGGGGGGACAGGCCGTTCCGTATTTCTAGAGAGGGGCGGCGTCTTAACAGGCGAAGAGGAACAGTGTCTCTCTGATTTTCTGAAAAGGGGCGAAGCCCCTGGTTTTCTGAAAAGGGTCGAAGACCCCCGGCGGCGGCCGGGGGTCTTTGACTTGCCGCCCTTGGAGGAGTGGCGGCGTTCCCATGGGGGGGGAGTTTGGGTCAGTGTATCAACAAGGCGATGAGCGGGGCGGCCAGGACGTTGCACAGGCCCGCCAGGATCATCACCAGACTCGCGATGGCGCCTTCCTCGCCGCCCACCTGACGCGCCTGGGCCACGCCCGCGCCGTGGGCGCCCATGCCGAAGAGCGCGCCCCGGGCCAGGCTCGTGCGCAGGGGCAGCACGTGCAGAAGGATCTCGCCCAGGGCCGCGCCGAAGACCCCCGTGAGCACCACGAAGACGGCCGTCAGGTCGGGAATCCCGCCGATGTCGCCGGACACGGTCATGGCGAAGGGCGTGCTCACCGAGCGCGGCATGAGGCTCAGGCGCACGCTCTCGGACAGGCCCAGCAGCGAGGCCAGGCCCCAGGCCGTGAGCATGGCGATGGCGCTGCCCGCGACGACGCCCACGGTCAGCACGGGCCAGTGGCGGCGGATCATCTCGCGCTGCTCGAAAATGGGCAGGGCGAAGGCCACGGTCACGGGGCCGAGCATGGTCAGCAGCCAGCGGGTGCCCTGGTTGTATTCCTCGTAGCCCTCGTGCAGGGCCAGGGCCAGGGCCACGATGAGGACCGGGGCCAGGGCCAGCGGCGAGGTCCACCAGCTGGGGCGGAGCCGATGGACCCGCCGGGCCGCGCAGTAGAGCGCCACGGTGGCCGCGGACCAGAACAGGCCGGCGGCCAGGGGGGAGTGCGGCAGGCTAACGGGCGTCACGGCGGGCCAGCCTGCAGCAAAGGTCCACGGTCAGGGCCGTGCCGCCCATGACCAGCAGGGTTCCGGCCAGCACGGCGGCCAGGAGCTTGAGCCCCAGGGGGCCCAGGAACTCCTGGTGATCGAGCACGGCGGGCACGGCCGGGATGAAGAAGAGAAGCATTTCGGCCAAAAGCCAGTCCGCGCCTCGGCGCAGGCTGGCGGCGTGCAGGCGGCCGCTGACAAGGAGGAGCAGGACCACGGCCAGACCCAGCACGCCGCCGGGGATGGGAAGATGCGCGGCCCGGGCGATGAGTTCGCCCAGGGCCCAGAAACCCGCCAGAAGGCCGATCTGGAGAAGACGACTGTGGCGCATGGCCAGACGGAAGGAAAGAAACAGCTTGCGAGAAAACATGTGACACTCCTCGGCGCGATCCCCGCGCGACACCTTCCCTCTAGCCAGGCCCCCAGCATATGTAAAATGAATTGACAGCATACGATCCATTCCAATACGGAATGGACATGGAACTGCGAACCCTGCGGGCCCTGGTGGAGGTGGTGCGCCGGGGCGGCTTCTCACAGGCCGCCGAGGCCCTGTTCACCACCCAGCCCAACGTGAGCAAGGCCGTGCGCCGCCTGGAGGACGATCTGGGCGTGCCCCTGCTGGAACGCATCGGCCACCAGAGCAGACTGACGGACGCCGGTCGGATCGTTTATCGACGGGCACGACGAATGCTTGCCGAGGGCGACGATCTGCTGGCCGAGCTGGACGAGCTGCGCGGGCTCCAGCGCGGCAGGCTGCGCCTGGGCCTGCCCCTGTTCGGCAGCAGCGTGCTCTTCGCGCCCATCTTCGCCCTCTTCCGGGTCCGCTACCCGGGCGTGGAGATCAGCCTGGTGGAGCACGGCAGCAAGCGCCTGGAGGAGCTGCTGCGCGCGGGCGAGGTGGACCTGGCGGCCTCGCTCCTGCCCGTGCCCGAGGAGTTCGAGTGGCAGGACGTGCGCGCCGAGCCCCTGGTGGCCCTGCTGCCGGGCGGCCATGCCCTGACCGGGCGCGAGGCCGTGAGCCTCCAGGAACTGGCCCATGAGCCGTTCATCCTCTTCGAGGAGGGATTCCTGCTCAACCAGGTCATCCTGGACGCCTGTTCGCGCCGGGGATTCCGGCCGTTGGTCGCCGCGCGCAGCGGGCAGATCGACTTCATCGTCAGCCTGGTCAAGGCCGGGCTGGGCATCGCGCTCCTGCCCCGGCTCATGGCCGAGCAGCGCCGTCAGGAAGGGGTGCGCCACGTGCTCCTGGATGAGCCGGACACGCTCTGGCACATGGCCCTGCTCTGGCGACGGGGCGGCTACCTGCCCCACGCCGCGCGGGTCTGGCTGGAGCTGGCCCGCGAGGCCCACGCCGGGGCGGGGGCCGAGAAATAGTTCCGCCCTTAAAGATTCATTTTTTTCTTGCGGTAGGCTATAACTGCCTGCTTACTAATTAAGTTGTACAATGAATTCAATGAGGCTGGCAGCTCCACCCTGGTGGAGTTGAACACTTCAACATCACTTTCGATTGGGCTTCTATACAAAAAAACTCTTATATCATCACCATTTGTCACCAGATAATAAGGCGTTCCAAGAAACATCGCATAGCTTCTCGCCTGGCTGACATGATCTGCTATTTTTTTCCCGACATTTTTTGCTTCAACAACAAGTAGTGCACTATCTTTACACCTATTAGCGCCATCAAAGAGAACAAAATCTGCTTCTGTTTTTGTCTTTCTAACTCCTACGACTTGTTCAACAGGATATCCATCAGCACGATCATCTTCAGAATAGCCTAAATGTTCAAGAAGAGGGATGACGAATCTAATCTCGACTTCTTTTTCGCTGTGGAAAATTTTATTCCCTATCGAAGACGCCCACGAATTCATTAATGCCTTATTACTAATACTTTCTTCGTCAATTTGTGAAGCTGTAAAATCTTTTACTGGGAGATTCGGGTCAGTTACGGAAAGGACAACCCAATCATCTCTCTCCAGGTCAACAAGCAGAGGAGACATCAATATGCCGACATCAGAAAAGCTTGATTGTATGGCTTCAACCCAATGTTTTTGTCGTGTCTTGTGGCCGAACATTTTAAGCAATGTTTTCAGCAAGACCCTTTTTGATTTCTTAGGTGATTCCGCAATTGCGTCGCGGATCGCTTCGGAAATTTGAAGATAGTCGACATCCCCCATGACCGGCCTCCTGGTACGAAAGGATATTACAGCTTAGTTTATCTGCATTGTTATCCTCCCGTCCTCGGTGGATCAAGGAAAACATGAACTTCACCGACAGCAATTCCGCCGTGAGCCGGCGGACGCACTGAAATAAACAGCACGGAGACGGGCTCCGCCCCCGCGCTTCGCGCTCCGTCGGGGAATGCCGTCAGGCCTTCTGGCCGCCTTCCTTGGCCGTGAACGCGGCGATGATCTTGTCCATGGCGGCGATGAACAGGTCCACGCTGTATCCGGCGATGAAGGCCAGGGCGAAGGGCGTCAGCGAGGCCAGCGGCGAGGCCGCGTCGCGCAGGAGGCCGAAGCCGCCGATCACCAGCCCCGCCAGGGCTCCGGTGAACAGACGGATTCTGTAGACCATGTTCTCTTCCGTGGAGTAGGACACGGCGCCGATCTCCTTGGCCAGGGAGCGCAGCACGAACAGGCAGGAGCCGAGCCAGCCGAAGAGCAGCGGCAGGACATACAACTCAAGCACCTCCAGGGCCAGGATGGTGTCCAGCCGGTTCCGGCCCAGCTCCTTGTGCGGGGGCTCCTTGACGGGATTCCGGCCGTCCCCGGCTTCGATCCGGTCGTCGGCGGTCCAGAAGGTCAAGACCTTGAAGACGGTCTTCCAGACCATGTTCCACTTTTTCAGCGAATCATTGCGCAAGGACAGCTCGTCGTTGAGCGCTTCGAGCCGCCCGGCGCGATCCTCGGCGTCGGCCCCCGAAGCGTCGCCGGAGATCTTCTCCTGGATTTCCTGTATGCCGGTCCGCAATTCCGTGACCTGGGCGTTGAGCCGCGACCCCACGCCCCAATAGGCCTGCAGGAGCAGGACGGAAACAAGCGCCACGGAGGCCCACCACTTGTAGCGCCGGATGGCCTTGTCCGAGGCCCTCCGCGGGCCGAACAACGTCTCCCGCAGGCGCGCGCAGAGGCCTCTCCTGGGCAGGACCGAGGTGATCGCCTCGATGCTCTCGGTGGTCACGGGCTGGACCGCGCTCGTCAACTTGTCGTAGGCGACCCAGAACTCCACCTGCTGGGGGAACGTCGCGGGGTCGTTGGTGTTCAGGCAGAGCAGCTTCCCGGAGGCGACGATCTTCTCGATCACCTCCTTGTCCAGTTCCAGTCCCTGGGACGCGGCATAGGCCAGCAGCCTGGCCGCCGCATGCACGGACTGCTCCAGGGTGAATCGATCCCGGACGGCCGGTTGCTCCCCGCCCGGACACGGCGTCGCGGCTTGCTCCTCGCTCATGGCTCATTCCCCCAGTTCAATCCAATACTCGCACTCCTTGTCCCCACCGTCCCTTGCGCTTCCGGGCCTCGCGGCCCGGTCCCCGATTCACGTCATGCATATCACATTTCCGCATGCGCGCAAACGCCCCGCCCGGCCGCGCGGCTTCGCCCATTGACTTGCCCGGCCGGGATGCCTACCCTCCGGCATTTCCCGGCATCTCCGGCAACCATCGGCCCACGCGGAACTCCATGCCCAATCTCCTGCTCATCATGCTTCTGGCCGCCTTCCCGGCCCTCTCCACGGACATGTACCTGCCCGCCCTGCCCACCCTGCAGCGGCTCTGGGGCGCGTCCGTGGCCGAGGTGAACCTCTCCCTGCTGTTCTTCTTCCTCTGCTTCAGCCTCTTCCTGCTCATCCACGGCCCGCTCTCCGACCGTTACGGCCGCAAGCCCGTGCTCGTGACCGGCATCCTGCTCTTCATGACCGGCTGCCTGCTCTGCGCCGCCTCGCGCTCCATCACCCAGCTCGTGCTGGCCCGCATGGTCCAGGCCACGGGCGCGGCGGCCGCGGCGGCCCTGGCCCTGGCCCTGGCCAAGGACCTCTACTCCGGCCTGAA
It contains:
- a CDS encoding YwbE family protein; the protein is MKQTASSSGTFRKNIVPGLRVLVVRKQDQRSGKTTEGVVRDILTSAAVHTRGIKVRLTSGEVGRVREILGGRE
- a CDS encoding type I restriction enzyme HsdR N-terminal domain-containing protein, which translates into the protein MGDVDYLQISEAIRDAIAESPKKSKRVLLKTLLKMFGHKTRQKHWVEAIQSSFSDVGILMSPLLVDLERDDWVVLSVTDPNLPVKDFTASQIDEESISNKALMNSWASSIGNKIFHSEKEVEIRFVIPLLEHLGYSEDDRADGYPVEQVVGVRKTKTEADFVLFDGANRCKDSALLVVEAKNVGKKIADHVSQARSYAMFLGTPYYLVTNGDDIRVFLYRSPIESDVEVFNSTRVELPASLNSLYNLISKQAVIAYRKKKMNL
- a CDS encoding CidA/LrgA family protein → MFSRKLFLSFRLAMRHSRLLQIGLLAGFWALGELIARAAHLPIPGGVLGLAVVLLLLVSGRLHAASLRRGADWLLAEMLLFFIPAVPAVLDHQEFLGPLGLKLLAAVLAGTLLVMGGTALTVDLCCRLARRDAR
- a CDS encoding LysR family transcriptional regulator, translated to MELRTLRALVEVVRRGGFSQAAEALFTTQPNVSKAVRRLEDDLGVPLLERIGHQSRLTDAGRIVYRRARRMLAEGDDLLAELDELRGLQRGRLRLGLPLFGSSVLFAPIFALFRVRYPGVEISLVEHGSKRLEELLRAGEVDLAASLLPVPEEFEWQDVRAEPLVALLPGGHALTGREAVSLQELAHEPFILFEEGFLLNQVILDACSRRGFRPLVAARSGQIDFIVSLVKAGLGIALLPRLMAEQRRQEGVRHVLLDEPDTLWHMALLWRRGGYLPHAARVWLELAREAHAGAGAEK
- a CDS encoding tetratricopeptide repeat protein, whose protein sequence is MPNPFNTLGIRLRKEGDFEGALHAYMKAVALTPRDENVYFNIAKAYHLTARFEEAGEYVKKALVLNPCFAEARNLHKRIFGAEFITPAGTAAPLPQPGDNRPAAAMDSDSPGFAAPFGGS
- a CDS encoding response regulator — protein: MELIDSFKESKAFRHFRHVAVISANKIHAKRDAQQMKCFAPERVSFFESAEEAVAALERDRADLLLLDSTLADMNGLDFLRLLRGRKPLKGLPAIMITLENSRDYILDAIDAGCAGYILRPYSLKTLEQYLLAAKHLQGYLEIEDEQLREGRELLAAGDPDEAIVAFEEIVGTRDEARRYYDLGCGYLLENKYGKAILSFKKAVKLNELFAEAYKGLADAFKPRATIQNTWNTWSTRPRPSPRRTAWRRPSRPSSRSSSTTRTCPTPSIPWAYGCARRGTSRARCMPT
- a CDS encoding LrgB family protein, with protein sequence MTPVSLPHSPLAAGLFWSAATVALYCAARRVHRLRPSWWTSPLALAPVLIVALALALHEGYEEYNQGTRWLLTMLGPVTVAFALPIFEQREMIRRHWPVLTVGVVAGSAIAMLTAWGLASLLGLSESVRLSLMPRSVSTPFAMTVSGDIGGIPDLTAVFVVLTGVFGAALGEILLHVLPLRTSLARGALFGMGAHGAGVAQARQVGGEEGAIASLVMILAGLCNVLAAPLIALLIH
- a CDS encoding YaiI/YqxD family protein; amino-acid sequence: MSGGDGRARRIWVDADACPGPIAEILYRAARRLKIHLTMVANKALHPPESEYLHALRVQKGFDVVDDVIAESVAPGDLVVTADIPLAARIVDKGALGLNPRGEIYTPENIRGRLAVRDLLYELRESGVNTGGPAPLSARDRNTFANHLDQLLGRGFAPL